In Girardinichthys multiradiatus isolate DD_20200921_A chromosome 18, DD_fGirMul_XY1, whole genome shotgun sequence, a single window of DNA contains:
- the LOC124884636 gene encoding olfactory receptor 52E4-like: MQNISSHKHFILSGFEELGELRPVLFIPYFLMFIVALLANSLLIYVIVSQRSLHQPMSILIAGMACVELCLPVFFVPNMLLNLLFDWKGISLIGCLVQMHFIHFFGAFQTTFLVWMALDRYFAICTPLSYHELMALQRFLKFIIPLAVRNMLLITLFVSFAGKLSFCRNVMNHCFCEHMALVELACGSIAINSLAGLMAIFFIPVFDFFVITASYTLIFSSVLRSSSSGVKALHTCITHIIVLTFSLTLALIAFLSYRVKSELPEAIRVFFSTMYLLFPSCFNPIIYGIRTTEIRQHMLKTLTH, encoded by the coding sequence ATGCAGAACATCTCTTCACACAAGCACTTTATCCTCAGTGGTTTTGAAGAACTTGGAGAACTGAGGCCGGTCCTCTTCATCCCTTACTTCCTCATGTTCATTGTTGCTCTGCTGGCCAACTCCTTGCTGATATATGTCATCGTTTCTCAGAGAAGCCTTCATCAGCCAATGAGCATCCTCATCGCTGGCATGGCttgtgttgaactctgcctCCCAGTATTCTTTGTTCCCAACATGCTGCTGAACCTACTGTTTGACTGGAAAGGGATCTCTCTGATTGGCTGTCTGGTTCAGATGCACTTTATTCACTTTTTTGGAGCTTTTCAGACCACCTTCCTGGTATGGATGGCTCTGGATCGATACTTTGCCATTTGCACACCGCTCTCCTACCATGAACTGATGGCACTGCAGAGATTCCTGAAGTTCATCATCCCACTTGCTGTCAGAAACATGCTCCTCATCACTCTGTTTGTGAGTTTTGCAGGAAAGCTctcattttgcagaaatgtgATGAACCATTGTTTCTGTGAGCACATGGCCTTGGTGGAGCTGGCCTGTGGAAGCATCGCCATCAACAGTCTGGCTGGACTGATGGCTATTTTCTTCATTCCTGTTTTTGACTTCTTTGTCATCACTGCCTCTTACACTCTGATATTCAGTTCTGTGTTGAGATCCAGCAGTTCTGGTGTAAAAGCACTACACACCTGCATCACACACATCATTGTCCTCACCTTCAGTCTGACTTTAGCTCTAATTGCTTTCCTTTCATATCGAGTTAAAAGCGAGCTGCCTGAAGCCATCCGGGTTTTCTTCAGCACCATGTACCTGTTGTTTCCAAGCTGCTTCAACCCGATCATCTACGGCATCAGAACCACTGAGATCAGACAGCACATGCTGAAGACGCTGACACACTGA
- the LOC124884732 gene encoding putative gustatory receptor clone PTE03, with amino-acid sequence MNENVEIVFVLQGLNDSLANRQIFFALTLMSYLFTISVNLTLILTVCVDKALHQPMYIFMCNLCFTGICGASSFYLKLLLDLLADAHVITYPGCLMQMFFIYAYVFCQLTSLTVMAYDRYLAICQPLHYWALMTVQKVALLLLLTWCLSLLETAVGLVLIARLPICSHHMTRIFCTSWEVVKLSCSDTIANNLYGVMIMFLHLVQIVVILVSYVHLIRTAARSQTDRRKFAQTCLPHLVSLLVFSASLLFEMLYSRYGRGSMPPLQNGLAAEFLVVPPIVNPIIYGMNLQQIRTRIRLQFTFKRS; translated from the coding sequence ATGAATGAAAACGTTGAGATCGTGTTTGTGCTCCAAGGTCTGAACGACTCACTGGCAAACCGTCAGATATTCTTCGCCCTCACCCTGATGTCGTACCTCTTCACCATCTCTGTGAACCTGACCCTCATTCTCACTGTATGTGTGGATAAAGCCCTCCACCAGCCAATGTACATCTTCATGTGCAACCTCTGCTTCACTGGAATCTGTGGAGCCTCCAGCTTCTACCTGAAGCTGCTTCTGGACCTTCTGGCCGACGCTCACGTCATCACTTACCCAGGCTGCTTGATGcagatgtttttcatttatgcGTATGTCTTCTGCCAGTTAACCAGTCTAACTGTCATGGCGTACGACCGCTACCTGGCCATCTGCCAGCCGCTGCATTACTGGGCTCTGATGACGGTCCAGAAGGTGGCGCTGCTGTTGCTACTCACCTGGTGTTTGTCGCTGCTGGAAACAGCTGTGGGCCTTGTCCTGATCGCCAGGCTGCCCATCTGCAGCCACCACATGACCAGGATCTTCTGCACCAGCTGGGAGGTGGTGAAGCTGTCCTGCTCTGACACCATCGCCAACAACCTGTATGGGGTCATGATCATGTTCCTGCACCTGGTGCAGATTGTAGTCATCCTGGTCTCATACGTGCACCTGATCCGAACAGCCGCCCGCTCTCAGACCGACCGCAGGAAGTTTGCTCAGACATGCTTACCTCACCTCGTCTCGCTGTTAGTCTTCTCCGCCTCGCTACTGTTTGAGATGCTATATTCCCGTTACGGCAGAGGCTCCATGCCACCATTGCAGAACGGACTGGCTGCAGAGTTCCTCGTGGTGCCGCCCATCGTCAACCCCATCATCTACGGCATGAACCTGCAACAGATCAGAACCCGGATCCGACTCCAGTTCACCTTCAAAcgttcttaa